A genomic stretch from Rhineura floridana isolate rRhiFlo1 chromosome 18, rRhiFlo1.hap2, whole genome shotgun sequence includes:
- the SDF4 gene encoding 45 kDa calcium-binding protein isoform X2: MRSIGGLLGSSALKEKAAANDDENEILPPDHLNGVKMEMDGHLNKEFHQEVFLGKEREDFDEDSEPRRNRKKLMVIFSKVDINRDKKISAKEMQRWIMEKTEEHFQEAVEENKMHFRAVDPDGNGHVSWDEYKIKFLASKGMNEKEVAEKIKNNEELKIDEETQEVLDNLKDRWYQADNPPADLLLNEEEFLSFLHPEHSRGMLKFMVKEIVRDLDQDGDKKLTLSEFISLPVGTVENQQAQDIDDDWVKDRKKEFEEVIDADHDGIITMEELEEYMDPMNEYNALNEAKQMIAVADENQNHHLELEEILKYSEYFTGSKLMDYARNVHEEF; this comes from the exons ATGAGGAGCATCGGTGGCCTCTTGGGCAG CTCGGCCTTGAAAGAGAAGGCGGCAGCCAACGATGACGAGAACGAGATCCTGCCCCCAGACCACTTGAACGGCGTGAAGATGGAGATGGATGGGCATCTCAACAAGGAGTTCCACCAAGAAGTCTTCCTGGGGAAAGAGAGGGAGGATTTTGACGAAGATTCCGAACCACGGAGGAACAGGAAGAAGCTCATGGTTATTTTCTCCAA AGTCGACATCAACAGGGACAAAAAGATCAGCGCGAAGGAGATGCAGCGCTGGATCATGGAGAAGACGGAAGAGCACTTCCAGGAGGCTGTGGAAGAGAACAAAATGCACTTCCGAGCCGTGGACCCCGATGGCAATG GTCACGTGTCCTGGGATGAATATAAAATCAAGTTCCTGGCAAGCAAGGGAATGAACGAGAAGGAAGTCgctgaaaaaataaaaaacaatgagGAGCTCAAAATTGATGAGGAAA CACAGGAAGTCCTTGACAACTTGAAAGACCGGTGGTACCAAGCTGACAATCCACCGGCTGACCTCTTGCTCAACGAGGAAGAATTCCTGTCCTTCCTTCATCCAGAGCACAGCAGAGGGATGTTGAAGTTCATGGTCAAGGAAATTGTGCGGGATCTGG ATCAAGATGGTGATAAGAAGCTGACCCTTTCTGAGTTCATCTCCTTACCCGTCGGCACGGTGGAGAATCAGCAAGCTCAGGATATCGACGACGACTGGGTAAAAGACCGGAAGAAAGAGTTTGAGGAAGTCATTGACGCTGACCACGATGGCATCATCACCATGGAAGAGTTGGAG gaATACATGGACCCCATGAACGAATACAACGCCTTGAACGAAGCCAAGCAGATGATCGCTGTGGCTGACGAGAATCAGAACCACCACTTGGAGCTAGAGGAGATCTTGAAATACAGCGAGTATTTTACCGGCAGCAAGCTCATGGACTACGCTCGAAACGTCCATGAGGAATTCTGA
- the TNFRSF4 gene encoding tumor necrosis factor receptor superfamily member 4 isoform X1, which yields MKRALGFAAVFAFALLVQSTWGLTCTWNEYPLENVKCCKKCPAGEELAQRCKASTQTTCELCDDQYYNEHYTVSRCKRCTICDKDKGLREKESCKKTSDTVCECRPGYSPGRGEFSEKICKPCPSGHFSKGGDEECQPWRNCTAEGKTFQLPGSKEQDVICFVMFSSSPERGRGVSPTTPTPAHADLATHPKGMGTGVTRVPGVTRVPGVTRVPGVTRVPGVTRAPGTENQMLALVISVSVVLLLISGSLIHFLFCWEAKKMKARSEVLSRMPLEDGRSSYRIPIQEEQADCKSSLVQN from the exons ATGAAACGTGCCTTGGGGTTCGCCGCTGTTTTTGCCTTCGCTTTGCTAGTGCAAAGCACGTGGGGCTTAACGTGCACCTGGAATGAATATCCATTGGAGAACGTGAAGTGCTGCAAAAAATGTCCAGCAG gaGAGGAGTTGGCGCAGCGTTGCAAGGCGTCTACGCAAACAACCTGTGAGTTGTGTGATGATCAGTACTATAACGAGCACTACACCGTATCCCGGTGCAAGCGTTGCACCATCTGTGACAAAG ACAAAGGCCTCCGAGAGAAGGAGTCATGTAAAAAGACATCTGATACAGTCTGTGAATGCCGCCCCGGCTATTCTCCAGGCAGGGGAGAGTTCAGTGAAAAGA TATGTAAACCCTGTCCCAGTGGGCATTTTTCCAAAGGGGGAGATGAAGAGTGTCAGCCTTGGAGAAA CTGCACTGCAGAAGGCAAAACGTTTCAACTTCCTGGAAGCAAAGAACAGGACGTGATCTGCTTCGTCATGTTTTCCTCCAGCCCAGAACGGGGGCGTGGCGTATCACCTACGACACCCACTCCTGCACACGCTGATTTGGCCACTCACCCAAAGGGGATGGGGACAGGTGTAACCAGAGTGCCAGGTGTAACCAGAGTGCCAGGTGTAACCAGAGTGCCAGGTGTAACCAGAGTGCCAGGTGTAACCAGAGCCCCAGGAACCGAGAACCAGA TGCTTGCATTGGTTATCTCCGTCAGCGTCGTCCTGCTACTTATTTCGGGGAGCTTAATCCATTTCCTTTTTTGTTGGGAAGCCAAGAAGATGAAGGCAAGATCTGAAGTCCTATCAAGGATGCCCCTGGAag aCGGAAGAAGCAGTTACCGAATTCCTATCCAGGAGGAGCAAGCTGACTGCAAATCCAGCCTTGTGCAAAACTGA
- the TNFRSF4 gene encoding tumor necrosis factor receptor superfamily member 4 isoform X2, producing the protein MKRALGFAAVFAFALLVQSTWGLTCTWNEYPLENVKCCKKCPAGEELAQRCKASTQTTCELCDDQYYNEHYTVSRCKRCTICDKDKGLREKESCKKTSDTVCECRPGYSPGRGEFSEKICKPCPSGHFSKGGDEECQPWRNCTAEGKTFQLPGSKEQDVICFVMFSSSPERGRGVSPTTPTPAHADLATHPKGMGTGVTRVPGVTRVPGVTRVPGVTRVPGVTRAPGTENQMLALVISVSVVLLLISGSLIHFLFCWEAKKMKARSEVLSRMPLEGGEAGRLHSRHLPKDFQN; encoded by the exons ATGAAACGTGCCTTGGGGTTCGCCGCTGTTTTTGCCTTCGCTTTGCTAGTGCAAAGCACGTGGGGCTTAACGTGCACCTGGAATGAATATCCATTGGAGAACGTGAAGTGCTGCAAAAAATGTCCAGCAG gaGAGGAGTTGGCGCAGCGTTGCAAGGCGTCTACGCAAACAACCTGTGAGTTGTGTGATGATCAGTACTATAACGAGCACTACACCGTATCCCGGTGCAAGCGTTGCACCATCTGTGACAAAG ACAAAGGCCTCCGAGAGAAGGAGTCATGTAAAAAGACATCTGATACAGTCTGTGAATGCCGCCCCGGCTATTCTCCAGGCAGGGGAGAGTTCAGTGAAAAGA TATGTAAACCCTGTCCCAGTGGGCATTTTTCCAAAGGGGGAGATGAAGAGTGTCAGCCTTGGAGAAA CTGCACTGCAGAAGGCAAAACGTTTCAACTTCCTGGAAGCAAAGAACAGGACGTGATCTGCTTCGTCATGTTTTCCTCCAGCCCAGAACGGGGGCGTGGCGTATCACCTACGACACCCACTCCTGCACACGCTGATTTGGCCACTCACCCAAAGGGGATGGGGACAGGTGTAACCAGAGTGCCAGGTGTAACCAGAGTGCCAGGTGTAACCAGAGTGCCAGGTGTAACCAGAGTGCCAGGTGTAACCAGAGCCCCAGGAACCGAGAACCAGA TGCTTGCATTGGTTATCTCCGTCAGCGTCGTCCTGCTACTTATTTCGGGGAGCTTAATCCATTTCCTTTTTTGTTGGGAAGCCAAGAAGATGAAGGCAAGATCTGAAGTCCTATCAAGGATGCCCCTGGAag gCGGTGAAGCAGGAAGGCTACACAGCAGACACCTTCCAAAAGACTTCCAAAATTAA
- the SDF4 gene encoding 45 kDa calcium-binding protein isoform X1 — MVSKRAFICSLGSIYLSLLFVFLLMDVYARPANSSALKEKAAANDDENEILPPDHLNGVKMEMDGHLNKEFHQEVFLGKEREDFDEDSEPRRNRKKLMVIFSKVDINRDKKISAKEMQRWIMEKTEEHFQEAVEENKMHFRAVDPDGNGHVSWDEYKIKFLASKGMNEKEVAEKIKNNEELKIDEETQEVLDNLKDRWYQADNPPADLLLNEEEFLSFLHPEHSRGMLKFMVKEIVRDLDQDGDKKLTLSEFISLPVGTVENQQAQDIDDDWVKDRKKEFEEVIDADHDGIITMEELEEYMDPMNEYNALNEAKQMIAVADENQNHHLELEEILKYSEYFTGSKLMDYARNVHEEF, encoded by the exons ATGGTTTCAAAACGGGCCTTCATCTGCAGCTTGGGCTCCATCTATTTGTCCCTCCTCTTTGTTTTCCTGCTCATGGACGTCTACGCCCGGCCTGCCAACAGCTCGGCCTTGAAAGAGAAGGCGGCAGCCAACGATGACGAGAACGAGATCCTGCCCCCAGACCACTTGAACGGCGTGAAGATGGAGATGGATGGGCATCTCAACAAGGAGTTCCACCAAGAAGTCTTCCTGGGGAAAGAGAGGGAGGATTTTGACGAAGATTCCGAACCACGGAGGAACAGGAAGAAGCTCATGGTTATTTTCTCCAA AGTCGACATCAACAGGGACAAAAAGATCAGCGCGAAGGAGATGCAGCGCTGGATCATGGAGAAGACGGAAGAGCACTTCCAGGAGGCTGTGGAAGAGAACAAAATGCACTTCCGAGCCGTGGACCCCGATGGCAATG GTCACGTGTCCTGGGATGAATATAAAATCAAGTTCCTGGCAAGCAAGGGAATGAACGAGAAGGAAGTCgctgaaaaaataaaaaacaatgagGAGCTCAAAATTGATGAGGAAA CACAGGAAGTCCTTGACAACTTGAAAGACCGGTGGTACCAAGCTGACAATCCACCGGCTGACCTCTTGCTCAACGAGGAAGAATTCCTGTCCTTCCTTCATCCAGAGCACAGCAGAGGGATGTTGAAGTTCATGGTCAAGGAAATTGTGCGGGATCTGG ATCAAGATGGTGATAAGAAGCTGACCCTTTCTGAGTTCATCTCCTTACCCGTCGGCACGGTGGAGAATCAGCAAGCTCAGGATATCGACGACGACTGGGTAAAAGACCGGAAGAAAGAGTTTGAGGAAGTCATTGACGCTGACCACGATGGCATCATCACCATGGAAGAGTTGGAG gaATACATGGACCCCATGAACGAATACAACGCCTTGAACGAAGCCAAGCAGATGATCGCTGTGGCTGACGAGAATCAGAACCACCACTTGGAGCTAGAGGAGATCTTGAAATACAGCGAGTATTTTACCGGCAGCAAGCTCATGGACTACGCTCGAAACGTCCATGAGGAATTCTGA
- the B3GALT6 gene encoding beta-1,3-galactosyltransferase 6: MKLLRLLCRHKTALGLGGLSLFAAVLLYLAKCTSEGLKPSHGWGLPQQQLPARTGGASGPHPPAAAPPPPPPEETAFLAVLVASGPKYTERRSIIRSTWLSVAGRVPSGDIWCRFVVGTGGLTGEELHTLELEQSRYQDLLLLPDLRDSYENLTAKVLAMFVWLDQHLDFRFVLKADDDTFVRLDTLVEELRAKEPRRLYWGFFSGRGRVKSGGKWKENTWLLCDYYLPYALGGGYIISADLVHYLRLAQDYLNVWQSEDVSLGAWLAPVDVKRVHDPRFDTEYKSRGCNNKYIVTHKQSIEDMLEKHQTLAKEGKLCKEEVKLRLSYMYDWSVPPSQCCQRKDGIP, encoded by the coding sequence ATGAAGCTCCTCCGCCTGTTGTGCCGCCACAAGACGGCCCTGGGCCTGGGCGGGCTGTCTCTCTTTGCAGCGGTGCTGCTCTACTTGGCCAAGTGCACCTCGGAAGGCCTCAAGCCGTCCCATGGGTGGGGGCTGCCGCAACAGCAGCTGCCTGCCCGAACAGGAGGCGCGAGTGGGCCACATCCCCCTGCTGCCgccccgcctcctcctcctcctgaagaGACGGCCTTCTTGGCTGTGCTGGTGGCCAGTGGGCCCAAGTATACAGAGCGGCGGAGCATCATCCGCAGCACTTGGCTCTCGGTGGCCGGCCGGGTCCCAAGCGGCGACATCTGGTGCCGCTTTGTGGTGGGCACCGGGGGCCTGACTGGGGAGGAGCTTCACACTCTGGAACTGGAGCAGAGCCGATACCAGGACCTGTTGCTCCTCCCTGATCTTCGAGACTCCTACGAGAATCTGACTGCCAAGGTCTTGGCTATGTTTGTGTGGCTCGACCAGCACCTGGACTTCCGCTTTGTCCTCAAAGCTGACGACGACACGTTTGTCCGCTTAGATACCCTTGTGGAAGAGTTGAGGGCCAAGGAGCCCCGTCGTCTCTACTGGGGCTTCTTTTCTGGACGGGGCCGTGTGAAATCCGGTGGCAAATGGAAAGAAAACACTTGGCTCCTTTGTGACTACTACCTACCTTATGCCCTCGGGGGTGGCTACATCATTTCAGCTGACCTGGTGCACTATCTGCGCCTTGCTCAAGACTATCTCAATGTATGGCAGAGCGAAGATGTCTCCTTGGGCGCCTGGCTTGCTCCGGTGGATGTGAAGAGGGTCCACGACCCTCGTTTTGACACAGAGTATAAATCCCGAGGTTGCAACAATAAGTACATTGTGACTCACAAACAGAGCATCGAGGACATGTTGGAGAAACATCAGACTCTAGCCAAAGAAGGAAAGCTTTGTAAAGAGGAGGTTAAACTCCGGTTGTCTTACATGTATGACTGGAGTGTGCCTCCTTCACAGTGCTGTCAGAGAAAAGATGGCATACCTTGA